Proteins encoded by one window of Cydia fagiglandana chromosome Z, ilCydFagi1.1, whole genome shotgun sequence:
- the LOC134679219 gene encoding uncharacterized protein K02A2.6-like, whose amino-acid sequence MTASRLQRWALCLSAYDFDIEYVRSEQNVADVLSRLIKAHKVSEAENEKREPEQTYLHFASDALLLDYKVLKAETRKDPLLSRVTSFILDGWPDSIEIEQLKPYFNRRKELYLELGCIMWGHRVVIPVGCQDKVIRELHETHMGVVKTKSLARSYAWFPGMDEAIEQTCGACAVCAATASAPPAQAPRAWPWPERPWTREGRTRAKRRRGINALLAVRIGVSKREI is encoded by the exons ATGACGGCCAGTAGATTACAAAGATGGGCTTTATGCTTGTCGGCGTACGATTTCGACATAGAATACGTCAGATCAGAGCAAAACGTGGCAGATGTCTTATCGCGACTTATCAAGGCGCATAAAGTAAGTGAAGCGGAGAATGAGAAAAGAGAACCAGAACAAACCTATCTCCACTTTGCGTCTGACGCCTTGCTATTAGATTATAAAGTGCTAAAGGCTGAAACTAGGAAAGACCCGTTACTGTCTCGCGtaacaagttttattttagatgGGTGGCCAGATTCCATAGAAATAGAACAATTGAAACCGTATTTCAATCGTAGGAAGGAACTTTATTTAGAACTGGGATGCATTATGTGGGGACACCGAGTGGTCATTCCGGTGGGCTGCCAAGACAAGGTTATTAGGGAACTTCATGAAACTCATATGGGAGTAGTAAAGACCAAATCATTAGCGAGAAGTTATGCCTGGTTTCCGGGTATGGATGAAGCGATTGAGCAGACGTGCGGCGCGTGCGCCGTGTGCGCGGCGACGGCCAGTGCGCCGCCAGCACAGGCCCCGCGCGCCTGGCCCTGGCCGGAGCGCCCATGGACCAG AGAGGGGCGCACGCGCGCGAAGCGCAGGCGCGGCATCAACGCGCTGCTGGCGGTGCGCATCGGGGTTTCCAAGCGGGAGATATGA